Proteins encoded together in one Felis catus isolate Fca126 chromosome B3, F.catus_Fca126_mat1.0, whole genome shotgun sequence window:
- the GSTZ1 gene encoding maleylacetoacetate isomerase isoform X2, giving the protein MQAGKPILYSYFRSSCSWRVRIALALKSIDYETIPINLIKDGGQQFSEEFQALNPMKQVPALKIDGITIGQSLAIIEYLEETRPTPRLLPQDPKKRAHVRMISDLIAGGIQPLQNLSVLKQVGQENQLTWAQKAITSGFNALEQILQSTAGRYCVGDEVSMADLCLVPQVANAERFKVDLTPYPTISRINKTLLALEAFQVSHPCRQPDTPPELRA; this is encoded by the exons CCCATCCTGTACTCCTATTTCCGGAGCTCCTGCTCATGGAGAGTTCGAATCG CTCTGGCCTTGAAAAGCATCGACTATGAGACGATCCCCATCAACCTCATAAAGGATGGAGGCCAGCAG TTCTCTGAAGAATTCCAGGCACTGAATCCCATGAAGCAGGTGCCGGCCCTGAAGATCGATGGCATCACCATTGGCCAGTCA CTGGCCATCATTGAGTACCTGGAGGAGACTCGGCCCACTCCACgactcctgcctcaggacccgAAGAAGAGAGCCCACGTGCGCATGATTTCCGATCTCATCGCCGGCGGCATCCAGCCCCTGCAG AACCTGTCTGTCCTGAAGCAAGTGGGACAGGAGAACCAGCTGACCTGGGCCCAGAAGGCCATCACTTCTGGCTTTAACG CTCTGGAGCAGATCCTGCAGAGCACAGCAGGGAGGTACTGTGTGGGAGACGAG GTGTCCATGGCTGATCTCTGCTTAGTGCCTCAGGTGGCAAACGCTGAAAG GTTCAAGGTGGATCTCACTCCCTACCCTACCATCAGCCGCATCAACAAGACGCTGCTGGCCTTGGAGGCTTTCCAAGTGTCTCACCCCTGTCGGCAGCCAGATACACCCCCTGAGCTGAGGGCCTAG
- the TMED8 gene encoding protein TMED8, with amino-acid sequence MSERQAAGGPAGRAGESPGVEGSQAAASENEDLENTKVTSLVASASDPESHSSPYRPQTVSRASEDATEDLRKTAGALEAQALVEQESLPGDQAQVLNKMAKYQVPQRSGDIVMIQSEHTGAIDILSADLESADLLGDHRKVSPPLMAPPCIWTFTKMKEFKSKLGKEKNSRLVVKRGEVVTIRVPTHPEGKRVCWEFATDDYDIGFGVYFDWTPVTSTDITVQVSDSSEDEDEDEEEEEEIEDPVPVGDVERGSRSSLRGRYGEVMPVYRRDSHRDVQAGSHDYPGEGIYLLKFDNSYSLLRNKTLYFHIYYTS; translated from the exons AGAATGAAGATCTAGAAAACACCAAGGTGACCTCTCTAGTGGCTTCTGCCTCTGATCCAGAGTCCCATTCCTCACCCTACAG GCCACAGACGGTATCTCGAGCGAGTGAGGATGCCACTGAAGATCTGCGAAAGACAGCTGGTGCCTTGGAGGCGCAGGCCTTGGTGGAGCAGGAATCGCTGCCTGGAGACCAGGCCCAGGTCCTCAACAAG ATGGCCAAGTACCAAGTTCCACAAAGGTCCGGGGACATCGTTATGATCCAGTCTGAGCACACAGGAGCTATAGATATCCTTTCAGCTGATTTGGAATCTGCAGATCTCCTGGGGGATCACAGGAAAG TGTCCCCACCTCTGATGGCTCCTCCGTGCATCTGGACCTTTACCAAGATGAAGGAATTCAAAAGCAAGCTGGGCAAAGAGAAGAACAGCCGTCTGGTGGTGAAGCGGGGTGAGGTGGTGACCATCCGGGTACCTACCCATCCAGAGGGGAAGCGTGTTTGCTGGGAGTTTGCGACTGATGACTATGACATTGGCTTTGGAGTTTATTTTGACTGGACCCCTGTAACCAGCACTGACATAACTGTGCAGGTCAGTGATTCCAGTGAGGATGAGGATGaagatgaagaagaggaggaagagattgAAG ACCCTGTCCCAGTTGGAGACGTAGAGAGAGGCTCCAGGAGCTCCCTTCGAGGTCGCTATGGGGAAGTCATGCCCGTGTACCGGCGAGACAGCCACCGGGACGTGCAGGCTGGCAGCCATGACTACCCTGGCGAGGGCATCTACCTGCTCAAGTTCGACAACTCCTACTCCCTGCTCCGCAACAAGACTCTCTACTTCCACATCTACTACACTAGCTGA
- the GSTZ1 gene encoding maleylacetoacetate isomerase isoform X1, with product MTESGKPILYSYFRSSCSWRVRIALALKSIDYETIPINLIKDGGQQFSEEFQALNPMKQVPALKIDGITIGQSLAIIEYLEETRPTPRLLPQDPKKRAHVRMISDLIAGGIQPLQNLSVLKQVGQENQLTWAQKAITSGFNALEQILQSTAGRYCVGDEVSMADLCLVPQVANAERFKVDLTPYPTISRINKTLLALEAFQVSHPCRQPDTPPELRA from the exons CCCATCCTGTACTCCTATTTCCGGAGCTCCTGCTCATGGAGAGTTCGAATCG CTCTGGCCTTGAAAAGCATCGACTATGAGACGATCCCCATCAACCTCATAAAGGATGGAGGCCAGCAG TTCTCTGAAGAATTCCAGGCACTGAATCCCATGAAGCAGGTGCCGGCCCTGAAGATCGATGGCATCACCATTGGCCAGTCA CTGGCCATCATTGAGTACCTGGAGGAGACTCGGCCCACTCCACgactcctgcctcaggacccgAAGAAGAGAGCCCACGTGCGCATGATTTCCGATCTCATCGCCGGCGGCATCCAGCCCCTGCAG AACCTGTCTGTCCTGAAGCAAGTGGGACAGGAGAACCAGCTGACCTGGGCCCAGAAGGCCATCACTTCTGGCTTTAACG CTCTGGAGCAGATCCTGCAGAGCACAGCAGGGAGGTACTGTGTGGGAGACGAG GTGTCCATGGCTGATCTCTGCTTAGTGCCTCAGGTGGCAAACGCTGAAAG GTTCAAGGTGGATCTCACTCCCTACCCTACCATCAGCCGCATCAACAAGACGCTGCTGGCCTTGGAGGCTTTCCAAGTGTCTCACCCCTGTCGGCAGCCAGATACACCCCCTGAGCTGAGGGCCTAG